In Carya illinoinensis cultivar Pawnee chromosome 7, C.illinoinensisPawnee_v1, whole genome shotgun sequence, the following are encoded in one genomic region:
- the LOC122314849 gene encoding uncharacterized protein LOC122314849, producing MGSALSSTTTSSRDTPSTNSSSNSESPTDFQNLDSSPILPNPSTSDFDSKTLDPKSKTPETDSQENSVSTKSVDSSIGGNGATQEHLDQSEMVVSENADEGEEEGEEGECGFCLFMKAGGCKDSFIAWEQCIEEAEKTKEDIVEKCSDVTGALKKCMEAHADYYEPILRAEKMVEEEAVKELEMEKQMKKEKEASTEGSYQYVVSDSKFSERGGASQ from the coding sequence ATGGGGAGCGCTCTCTCTTCCACCACAACAAGTTCAAGAGATACTCCCAGCACAAACTCGTCTTCCAACTCGGAGAGTCCGACCGATTTTCAGAACCTCGACTCATCGCCGATCCTGCCAAATCCCAGCACGTCCGACTTTGATTCTAAAACCCTAGACCCCAAATCCAAGACTCCTGAAACCGACAGCCAGGAAAACTCGGTATCAACCAAGTCCGTGGATTCCTCAATAGGAGGCAATGGGGCCACCCAAGAACATTTGGACCAGTCGGAGATGGTGGTCTCTGAGAATGCGGACGAGGGGGAAGAAGAAGGAGAGGAGGGAGAGTGCGGGTTTTGCTTGTTTATGAAGGCGGGTGGGTGCAAGGATAGCTTTATAGCGTGGGAGCAGTGCATTGAGGAGGCTGAGAAGACGAAGGAGGACATTGTGGAGAAGTGCTCGGATGTCACTGGGGCGTTGAAGAAGTGTATGGAGGCTCACGCGGACTACTACGAGCCAATACTCCGGGCCGAGAAGATGGTCGAGGAGGAGGCCGTTAAGGAATTGGAAATGGAGAAGCAGatgaagaaggagaaggaagCTTCTACCGAGGGTTCATACCAATACGTGGTTTCGGATTCGAAGTTTTCCGAGCGGGGAGGGGCTTCTCAGTGA